A window of Pomacea canaliculata isolate SZHN2017 linkage group LG3, ASM307304v1, whole genome shotgun sequence contains these coding sequences:
- the LOC112559998 gene encoding uncharacterized protein LOC112559998, which translates to MTRTYKHPFGAFLFVIAVIEVAASIPETSPNTGDFLRDLTSAGENGDPALLDSVSYEDFPEEAGMGDEADPAGNSRWSEDVDRLISLLRASATALERARDNWRSRLRQHEEQRVRPKKYRPTNIFVHIGRRGTTSGVSRLLDEAAHAQSSRDAGGDDALENLTYCFTPTQLTELIRTARWGPRRRSGKDRGVVPNEPAGEGAPIMAL; encoded by the coding sequence ATGACACGTACCTACAAACATCCATTCGGTGCGTTTCTCTTCGTCATCGCCGTCATTGAAGTTGCAGCTTCAATACCGGAAACGTCACCTAATACTGGCGATTTCCTTCGCGATCTGACATCAGCCGGGGAGAATGGAGACCCAGCTCTCTTGGACAGTGTCTCTTACGAAGATTTCCCAGAGGAAGCAGGGATGGGAGATGAGGCGGATCCTGCAGGAAATTCACGATGGTCTGAGGACGTCGACAGACTGATTTCACTGCTTCGAGCGAGCGCCACGGCTCTGGAGCGAGCACGCGACAACTGGAGGTCACGCCTGCGACAGCACGAGGAGCAAAGGGTTCGACCCAAGAAATATCGGCCTACCAACATCTTCGTCCACATCGGACGTAGAGGGACGACATCTGGTGTCAGTAGGCTGCTGGACGAGGCTGCTCATGCACAAAGCAGCAGAGATGCCGGTGGGGACGACGCCCTGGAAAACCTTACATACTGCTTCACGCCTACACAATTAACTGAGCTCATAAGAACAGCGCGATGGGGTCCTCGCAGACGTTCAGGGAAAGACAGAGGCGTAGTCCCTAATGAACCGGCAGGTGAAGGCGCTCCTATCATGGCACTCTAG
- the LOC112560834 gene encoding uncharacterized protein LOC112560834 translates to MTRSYKHPFGAFLFVIAVIEVAASIPETSPNTGDFLLDPELTSAGENGDPPLLDSVSYEDFPEEDLEAGMGDEADPAGNSRWPEDVDRLMSLLRASAIALERARDNWRSRLRQHEEQRARPKKYRPTNSFVRIGRGGTTSGVSKLLEEATHAQSSQGASPRYLLLTAGDDVGRSKRWNLPRSRFVRIGRRSGEDRGVVPSDGQQAEPHFLKSDRSDDFIPLSRRASFVRIGRLPASAFQLPSLPVDDDDDEVDDGLQSRRSPGYRLTQSGVVRAGR, encoded by the coding sequence ATGACACGTAGCTACAAACATCCATTCGGTGCGTTTCTCTTCGTCATCGCCGTCATTGAAGTTGCAGCCTCAATACCGGAAACGTCACCTAATACTGGCGATTTCCTTCTCGATCCGGAACTGACGTCAGCGGGGGAGAATGGAGACCCACCTCTCTTGGACAGTGTCTCTTACGAAGATTTCCCAGAGGAGGATCTGGAAGCAGGGATGGGAGATGAAGCGGATCCTGCAGGAAATTCACGATGGCCTGAGGACGTCGACAGACTGATGTCACTGCTGCGAGCGAGCGCCATTGCTCTGGAGCGAGCACGCGACAACTGGAGGTCACGCCTGCGACAGCACGAGGAGCAAAGGGCGCGACCCAAGAAATATCGGCCTACCAACAGCTTCGTCCGCATCGGACGTGGAGGGACGACATCTGGTGTCAGTAAGCTGCTGGAGGAGGCCACTCATGCACAAAGCAGCCAAGGTGCAAGCCCTCGGTACCTTCTGCTTACAGCCGGAGATGACGTCGGAAGAAGCAAGCGATGGAATCTTCCCAGAAGCCGCTTCGTACGGATAGGAAGACGTTCAGGTGAAGACAGAGGCGTAGTCCCTAGTGATGGTCAACAGGCGGAACCTCACTTCCTGAAATCAGATAGAAGCGATGACTTCATTCCCCTGAGCCGCCGCGCCAGCTTTGTGCGAATCGGAAGACTGCCCGCCTCCGCCTTCCAGCTGCCAAGCCTTCCcgttgacgacgacgacgacgaagtcGACGACGGTCTGCAGTCGCGTAGATCGCCGGGGTACCGCCTCACGCAGTCTGGGGTGGTCCGTGCCGGCAGGTGA